The genomic interval ACCCCGCCAGCGACAGCGAGGCGCCGAGTTCGCGTTGAAGATAGACGGCGGCCCAGTCCAGAATCGCGCCCTCGGGGATCATGCAGCACAGCGCGACAAGGCCGATCACATAGGGCAGCGGCGTTCGCGGCAGGCGCAGCGGCGTCGAAGCGCGATCCTCCTGGCTTGGCGCATCGTGCAGCAGGCGCGGAAAGATCAGCGCAAGACCGGCAGCGACCACCAGCGTCAGCAAGACCGAGTGCCCGATCTCACCCAGCAGGGTGATGCCGATGCCGCCAAGCCCCGCCCCGGCCACGCCGCCAAGGCTCCAGAATCCGTGGCAAGAGGACATGATGGCCCGCCGCCGCGCCCGCTCGACCGCGACAGCATTGGCATTCATCGCCACATCCATGCCGCCGATGGTGCCGCCGAACAGCACCACCACGGCGGCCACGCTCCACAGCGTCGGCGCCAGCGACATCAGCAGCATCACCGGCGCCGACAAGATCGCCGCCAGACGCACCGAAAAGCTGGACCCATAGCGCGCCGTCAGCCCGCCAAAGACCGGCATCATCGTGACCGAGCCCAGACCCATGCACAGCACGATCAGGCCCATCGTCGATTCCGAGATCTGCAGGCGCGACATCAGCACCGGGATCTTGGGTGCCCAGCTGCCAATGATCAGCCCGTTCAGAAAGAACAGGCCAGAGACGGCCAGCCGTGCCTGACTTACGCCGCGCATCCTTGTTACAGCATCGAGGGCACGACCAGATCCGGCGGCCGGTGGCCATCGGCGAAGGTCTTGATATTGATGATGACTTTCTCACCCATCTCGGCGCGTCCCTCGACCGTTGCCGATCCCATATGCGGCAGCAGCACCACGTTGGACAGTTCGCGCAGGCGGGGGTTGATCTCATGGCCGTGTTCGAACACATCCAAACCGGCGC from Paracoccus fistulariae carries:
- a CDS encoding MFS transporter; this encodes MRGVSQARLAVSGLFFLNGLIIGSWAPKIPVLMSRLQISESTMGLIVLCMGLGSVTMMPVFGGLTARYGSSFSVRLAAILSAPVMLLMSLAPTLWSVAAVVVLFGGTIGGMDVAMNANAVAVERARRRAIMSSCHGFWSLGGVAGAGLGGIGITLLGEIGHSVLLTLVVAAGLALIFPRLLHDAPSQEDRASTPLRLPRTPLPYVIGLVALCCMIPEGAILDWAAVYLQRELGASLSLAGWGFAACAGTMAVMRFLGDEIRQRFGAVRTLRVSAVIAIIGLTIAGLSSSPVMAIAGFAFAGLGLANMVPIAFSAAGNMPGLASGVGLSVVTTMGYSGILVAPGSIGWLAEHFSFSVIFVGLAALLLIPLLLSRLMKSADFG